From one Burkholderiales bacterium genomic stretch:
- the nrdR gene encoding transcriptional regulator NrdR, with amino-acid sequence MKCPFCSAQDTQVVDSRVNEEGTSVRRRRRCFSCLKRFTTYETVELRMPQIIKQNGNRTEFDRDRLRTGFMRALHKRPVPAERVDEAIDRITQKLLSMGEREVASRRIGEMVMKELYKMDKVAYIRFASVYRSFQDEEDFRDAIKEVQQPAKSRPRRRS; translated from the coding sequence ATGAAATGCCCGTTCTGCAGCGCGCAAGACACGCAGGTGGTTGACTCGCGAGTGAACGAGGAGGGCACCAGCGTGCGCCGGCGGCGGCGCTGCTTTTCGTGCTTGAAGCGGTTCACGACCTACGAAACCGTTGAATTGCGCATGCCGCAAATCATCAAGCAAAACGGCAACCGCACTGAATTCGATCGCGACCGGTTGCGTACCGGATTCATGCGCGCGTTGCATAAGCGCCCGGTTCCCGCGGAGCGCGTGGATGAAGCGATTGACCGGATTACGCAGAAGCTGTTAAGCATGGGTGAGCGGGAAGTAGCCTCGCGGCGCATCGGCGAAATGGTTATGAAGGAGTTGTACAAAATGGACAAGGTAGCGTATATCCGTTTCGCCTCGGTATACCGGAGTTTCCAGGACGAGGAAGATTTCCGCGACGCGATCAAAGAAGTGCAGCAGCCTGCGAAGAGCCGGCCA